The nucleotide window ATCAGTCCGTGTGCGGTCTCCGGTGGAAGCCGGAACAGTGCCGGTTTCAACAGGTCGTACGCGCCCATCGTCTGAGTCTCGTCACGAGCGACAATCAATCCGCCGACCGCAACCGACGCCGCCGCTGGGACGGATCTTCGAGACGTAGTACCGCGCTCGGCGTCAGAAGTCGTGTTCGAGCTGGTCCGGATTCGCGTCCGCCTTCTAGATGATTATCTTGCCGTCTCGGACTCGGACGAACACCTCGTCACCGATATCCATGCCGGCGACGGCGAGCTCGTCCTCGTGGAGGTTCACGTGGACGTTGTGGTACTCCCCCTCGTCGTCTTTCGCGCCACTGGGGCTGAGCTTCTTTTTACGGACCATCGCGGGTGTGCTTGTCGCACTTCGCAATAGCAGACACATAAGTGTTGTTTACCCGATTTTCCCTCGCTCGCGTCTCCGCGCGCCGTAGCGTTCGAGGGAACTCGGACGGGATCCGAACGCCGTCGCGCCCGTCTCCGTCCGGAAACCGTAACCAGTGCCCGGTATAATATATAAATGTTGTGCCGCACAGCTTTCATTTTCCCGATATATTTATTACACACTGTGTGCTGGTGTCTCATGGAGGCAAAACCATGGTACGTGAAGACGGTAAGCGAAACTTTGCCCTTCGAGAGGAAGACGGATCGGAACCGAGCGAGTTCTCGGGAAACATGCCGCGTCAGGCGGCACTCAAGGCCGCTCGAACGCTGGACCCGGCACCCTCTGAGGATGAGGCGGAGCGAACGACGCTTCGCCTCCGCGAGAAGGGGACCCGAAAGGTCCACGAGTACGAGGGATGGGCCTGGAAGGACAGCGCCCCGGAGGTCGACGAGGCGGAGGAGGACTTCTGGCTCAACGACCTCGACGACATCACCAAGGCCAACGTCTCGAAGCAAGGCATCGAGTACCTCGACGAGGAGTAGTCCTCTCCGGGCGCGTTGATTCCGATCTCTCCTTTTAGCCGTGGGTCGGAAGGACCCGGATCGACGCGGAGACGCTATCTCGGACCGTGGCCCCCGCGTCGATCCGAGCCGGTCAGTCGTCTCTCCCGTCTCGGCATGAAACCGCATGACGTGGCGCAGATGGTTCGACGGGGTTAAGTACAACCCCGGCATTTGAAGAAATGCGAAGAACGCATCGCGGACTCGGGCCGTTCAACTCGGCCCGGTTTCGCTTGGACCTGATGTGGTTCGATGGGTTTATGACCCGTCGGACGATACGTTCAGGTCCGCGAGAGATGAGGATCGCGCCCCCTGCGCTCCGGCGTAAGCGGCGATCTGATGTGAGCCGTGGTCGTTCGGTGCCATCCAAGCCGCTGGCTGGAACCGGACACCACACAGACCAATGCAATGGTGTGTCAACTCTCGTCTCCAACGAGATTGACACCCGCCAACACCCCCTTCGAGCCGGGAATCAGGCTCGAAGGATACTCATTCCGGTTGATCCTGCCGGAGGCCATTGCTATTGGGATCCGATTTAGCCATGCTAGTCGTACGAGTTCATACTCGTGGCGAATAGCTCAGTAACACGTGGCCAAACTACCCTTCGGAGTACAATACCCTCGGGAAACTGAGGCTAATAGTACATACCATACCACCACTGGAATGAGTGGTATGCCAAACGCTCCGGCGCCGAAGGATGTGGCTGCGGCCGATTAGGTAGACGGTGGGGTAACGGCCCACCGTGCCAATAATCGGTATGGGTCATGAGAGTGAGAACCCAGAGACGGAATCTGAGACAAGATTCCGGGCCCTACGGGGCGCAGCAGGCGCGAAACCTTTACACTGCACGACAGTGCGATAGGGGGATCCCAAGTGCACAGGCATAGCGCCTGTGCTTTTCGGTACCCTAAGGCGGTACCAGAATAAGGGCTGGGCAAGACCGGTGCCAGCCGCCGCGGTAATACCGGCAGCCCAAGTGATGGCCGATCTTATTGGGCCTAAAGCGTCCGTAGCTGGCCACGCAAGTCCATCGGGAAATCCACCTGCCCAACAGGTGGACGCCCGGTAGAAACTGCGTGGCTTGGGACCGGAAGGCGCGACGGGTACGTCCGGGGTAGGAGTGAAATCCCGTAATCCTGGACGGACCGCCGATGGCGAAAGCACGTCGCGAGAACGGATCCGACAGTGAGGGACGAAAGCCAGGGTCTCGAACCGGATTAGATACCCGGGTAGTCCTGGCCGTAAACAATGCCTGCTAGGTGTGGCTCCCACTACGAGTGGGTGCTGTGCCGTAGGGAAGCCGCTAAGCAGGCCGCCTGGGAAGTACGTCCGCAAGGATGAAACTTAAAGGAATTGGCGGGGGAGCACTACAACCGGAGGAGCCTGCGGTTTAATTGGACTCAACGCCGGACATCTCACCAGCATCGACTGTAGTAATGACGATCAGGTTGATGACCTTATCCGAGCTTCAGAGAGGAGGTGCATGGCCGCCGTCAGCTCGTACCGTGAGGCGTCCTGTTAAGTCAGGCAACGAGCGAGACCCGCATCCTTACTTGCCAGCAGTACCGCGAGGTAGCTGGGGACAGTAGGGAGACCGCCGTGGCTAACACGGAGGAAGGAACGGGCAACGGTAGGTCAGTATGCCCCGAATGTGCTGGGCAACACGCGGGCTACAATGGTCGAGACAAAGGGTTCCAACTCCGAAAGGAGACGGTAATCTCAGAAACTCGATCGTAGTTCGGATTGTGGGCTGCAACTCGCCCACATGAAGCTGGATTCGGTAGTAATCGCGTGTCACAAGCGCGCGGTGAATACGTCCCTGCTCCTTGCACACACCGCCCGTCAAAGCACCCGAGTGAGGTCCGGATGAGGCGTACCACGTACGTCGAATCTGGGCTTCGCAAGGGGGCTTAAGTCGTAACAAGGTAGCCGTAGGGGAATCTGCGGCTGGATCACCTCCACCGACCTGAGACCTCCCACACGGGAGGCTCACCTTACGACCGTTCACCAGAACGGTCACTACTCATTCGCACTAGTCTGTGTACGTCCGTCCACCCACCGGCTTGGACACCCTAGAACGACCACGGCCCACACAACACGCGAGACAGACCTTCCCCACAGGGAAGGTGGGCTCATAGCTCAGCGGTAGAGTGCCTCCCTTGCAAGGAGGATGCCCTGGGTTCGAATCCCAGTGAGTCCATGTCCGTTCAGTCCAAATCCGTCCCCTTAAGTGGGAGACGCGATTCGGACTGAACACGACGACCGATGCACCATCCCGGGAAACCGCGGATGGGAAGGGTTCGACGAACGCCCCGCACACACCCGGGGCGATTCAATGACAACCGTGTATACGTGCGATCCAGACGTCCACTGAACTCATCCGAGTTCGTGGAACGTCAGTGAACCATATACAGTCGGAATACTCTGACGAGTATTTCTGACACCGTCAGCACTCTCTTCTGAGAGTTGGCTGGCACACTACTGGCTACTGTGCCAGCTGGTGAATGGCTCGGCTCGAGAGCCGACGACGGACGTGCCAAGCTGCGAAAAGCTCGTGGGACCCGCATGGAGGGAAAGAACACGAGATCTCCCAATCGGAATCCGTTCAACAATTGCCACGCGCAATAGGGAACGCCCTGAATTGAAACATCTCAGTAAGGGCAGGAAAAGAACGCAAACGCGATGTCGTCAGTAACCGCGAGTAAACGCGACACAGCCCAAACCGAAGGTCTTCGGACCAATGTGGTGTTCGGGTTGACAACCAAATCTCGACAACTCATCTGAAGTCTCCTGGAACGGAGCGTGAAACAGGGTGACAACCCCGTAAGATGAGTCAGTACAGATGGCGTCAAATCCAGAGTAGCAGGGGTCGGATATCCTCTGTGAACACCTCAGGCATCCCCTGAGAAGGCTAAACACTCCTCGAGACCGATAGCGAACAAGTAGCGTGAGCGAACGCTGAAAAGCACCCCGAAAAGGGCGGTGCAATAGGGCCTGAAATCAGCTGGCGATCGAGCGACAGGGCGTACAAGGCGTCTCTCAAAACGACCGAGAAGCGATTCTCTAGTAGGAAGAGAGACGAGCCGGCGTCGTGTCGTGCGTTTTGAAAAACGACCCAGGGAGTGCACTTGATTGGCGAGTCTAACCCGTGAACCGGGGAAGGCGCAGGGAAACCGATACGGCCGCAGCACATTCGTGCGAGGGCCACCGTGTTCAAGCGCGGGGAGTCAATCGGGTGCGACCCGAAACCAGGCGATCTACGCGCGAGCAAGGTGAAGCGTGGCGAAAGCCACGTGGAGGCCTGTTAGAGTTGGTGTTCTACAATACCCTCTCGTGACTCGTGTGTAGGGGTGAAAGGCCCATCGAGCCTGGCAACAGCTGGTTCCAACCGAAACATGTCGAAGCATGACCTCATCCGAGGTAGCCCGCGGGGTAGAGCTACCGATTGGATGACCCGCCTCCGAGAGGAGTCGGC belongs to Halorubrum sp. DM2 and includes:
- a CDS encoding non-histone chromosomal MC1 family protein — protein: MVREDGKRNFALREEDGSEPSEFSGNMPRQAALKAARTLDPAPSEDEAERTTLRLREKGTRKVHEYEGWAWKDSAPEVDEAEEDFWLNDLDDITKANVSKQGIEYLDEE